In Vibrio chagasii, the sequence CGCGCCCATGTTTTCGACGGCTTGTTCAATTTTAGCCATCTCTTGCTCATCGACATGACCGTCCGCTTTAGAAGCCGCAATCATAGATCGTAGAATAAGTAGATTATGACAAGCATCTTGCTCATCAAAGGTGGCTTGTGGAGATGAGTCTGGTGTGCCTTGTTTGGCTTGGTAATCGTTATATACCTTGTATGCCAATGCACCAAGTGCTGCTGCTCCGCCAATACCCACGGCCTTCTTGCCGATCTTTTTGGTTTTCTTTGAGCCCATTAGAGCTCCTAGCAACCCGCCGCCAACGGCTCCCGCACCTAATGCGCCAAGTGTGCTTTTGCTGCTGCCTTTACTGTCTTGTGTAAGACCGCTTAGGCCAGATGAGCTTTGTGAGAGTTTCTGAGTGCCTTGTTTAACAAGGTCTGACTTAAGTGCTTGGTTAAGTAGGCTTTTAAGATCCATCGATACCTCCAATGGTAAACGCGTCTAATGAGTTGATGAATCCAATATACGTATTTAAAGATGAACCGGGGATTAACTTACGTTATTTACTTTATCGAGAAATGAGAGAGTGAGTGAAGGTGAAGAGGGGCAATAAAAAAGGCCGCCAGATGGCAGCCTTCTATTATTTGCTTTGCAAGATCACGTACTTTGCAGAGTTTGCTTATTTAGCAAATTGAGAAGTAACGTGTTCAACGATTGAATCGATAGCAACAGCTTCTTTAGTACCAGCACGACGGTTCTTGTACTCGAAGTTACCTTCTTTCATTGAGCGGTCGCCGATCACGATAGTGTGAGGGATACCAATTAGCTCGATGTCAGAGAACATTACGCCTGGACGCTCTTTACGGTCATCGAATAGTACTTCGATACCCATAGCTGTTAGTTCAGCGTATAGCTTCTCAGCCGCTTCCTTAACTTCTTCAGACTTGTGCATGTTCATAGGAACGATAGCAACTTGGAAAGGTGCTAGTGCGTCTGGCCAGATGATGCCGTATTTGTCGTGGTTCTGTTCGATTGCAGAAGCAACAACACGTGATACACCGATACCGTAACAACCCATCTCTAGGATAACGTTCTTACCGTCAGGACCAAGCACGCCACAGTTCATCGCTTGTGAGTAAACGTTACCTAGTTGGAAGATATGACCAACTTCGATACCACGTTTAAGCTGAAGTGTACCTTTACCACATGGGCTTAGGTCGCCTTCGATTACGTTACGTAGGTCTTCTACTTGAGCAAGCTCAACGTCACGACCCCAGTTGATACCGAAGTAGTGCTTACCATCTATGTTTGCACCAGCGCCAAAGTCGCTCATTACAGCAACAGAGCGGTCAACGATGAATGGTAGCTCTAGGCCTACAGGACCAAGTGAACCTGGGCCAGCGCCAACGAGTGCACGAATTTCTTCTTCAGAAGCCATCTCTAGTGGAGAAGCAACTTGTGGAAGGTTTTCCGCTTTCACTTCGTTCAGTTCGTGGTCGCCACGGATGATTAGAGCAATGATGTCTGCATCTACTTCATCAGAAGCTTTAACGAATAGAGTCTTAACTGTTTTCTCGATTGCTAGACCGTGTTGCTCTACCAATTCTGCGATAGTTTTCGCGTTTGGAGTATCAACCAGTTCCATCTCTTGAGTTGGTGCAGCAGCTTCTTCAGTTGGAGCTAGTGCTTCAGCTTTCTCGATGTTTGCTGCGTAATCAGATTCTGTAGAGAATGCGATTAGGTCTTCGCCGCTTTCCGCTAGTACGTGGAACTCTTGAGAACCACTACCACCGATAGCGCCTGAGTCTGCTAGTACTGGACGGTACTCAAGACCCATGCGGTCGAATGCATTACAGTAAGCATCGTGCATCGCTTGGTAAGACTTTTCTAGGCCTTCTTTGTCGATGTCGAAGCTGTACGCATCCATCATAGAGAATTCACGAGCACGCATAACACCGAAACGTGGACGACGCTCATCACGGAACTTAGTTTGAATCTGGTACAAGTTCAGTGGTAGCTGTTTGTACGAGTTTACTTCGTTACGAACTAGGCTAGTGATTACTTCTTCAGCTGTTGGGCTAAGAACAAACGGACGAGAATGACGGTCAGTAAAGCGCAGTAGTTCTGGGCCCATTTTTTCGCTACGACCAGTCTCTTCCCATAGCTCAAACGGCTGCACTACGGGCATTAAAGTCTCAACTGCACCTGCATTATCGATCTCTTGGCGAACGATGTTTTCGACTTTACGCAGTACACGCAGACCGGTAGGTAGCCAAGTGTATAAACCTGAAGCTAGCTTACGGATCATACCTGCACGTAGCATCAGCTGGTGGCTGATAACTTCTGCGTCGTTTGGAGTCTCTTTCAGAGTAGAAAGAAGATAGTTACTGGTACGCATTCTATGGTATCCGTTTCATCATTAATAAAAGTAAATTTACTGCCGCTATTGGCAGCAGTAAATCCGATATAGCCGCATATAATATCAGCCTATTTGGGATCTCAAAAGCGTTCAATGTCAGTTACATTGATGAAAAACGCCTCAACAACGAATTTCACGTTAAGATCGAACAAATTTACCGCATATTCCTTGTTGTCTGGCTTGCCTTTCTTATAGGCGGGGCGAGGATCTTGGCCTAATACCTCTTTGATCACTTGAATAATATGGCGCGCCTCTGGGTGCTGTGCCAGTTTGCTTTGTGCCTGCTGTGAAAAGTTAACCTCTAACACCTCTGGCTCTTCGGCTGCAAACCCTCCCTGTGCATCCGGAATCGAATCGGAGTAGGGGATGTAAGGCTTGATGTCGATAATTGGTGTCCCGTCGACTAAATCGACACTGCCAAGGTCTAGCCAAGTTTGCCCTTGATCTTGAGATACGCCTTTTAACTCCACCGCAGACATGCCAATTCCATTGGGCCTGAATGTGGCTCGAGATGCAAAAACCCCAATGCGTTCATTACCACCCAGTCGAGGCGGCCTCACCGTCGGCTTCCAGCCCGCTTCAAGGTTTTTGTCGAACAGAAATAGGAGCCATACATGGCTGAATTGTTCGATGTTGCGAACCGACTCTAGGCAGTTTGCCGTGTCAACAAGCCTTAATCTAGAGGTTGATGTCGGCACCAACCTAGGCTGCCTTGGTACCGCGAACTTCTCTTTATAGGGAGACTCTATAAAGCCAATAGGTTCAATGGAGTACATGGGGGACGTTCTCTAATTACGATCTATGGCCGGAAAATATCACAAAATTACTTGTTTTTCTTTTGATAATAATTATCATTTGCAATGTTATAACGTATCAAGTGATAATTTAGGGGAAACAAATGAAACCAAATATCCATCCTGATTACCGCACTGTGGTTTTTCATGACACCAGTGTTGATGAATACTTCTTGATAGGTTCAACCTTGAAAACAGACCGTACTATCGAATGGGAAGATGGCAATACTTACCCTTACTTCACTATTGAAGTGTCTTCAAAGTCTCATCCTTTCTATACAGGTAAGCAACGAGTGATTCATAAAGAAGGTCGCGTGGCGAACTTTACTCGCCGCTTTGGTCAATTGGGTAAGGGAGCTAAATAGATGAAGGTTGTAAAATCACTTAAAAGTGCAAAGAGCCGTCACCCTGATTGTCAAATCGTTAAGCGTAGAGGGCGTCTCTATGTAATCTGCAAAACCAACCCAAGGTTCAAAGCGGTTCAAAAATAAGCAGTCAATTGGATGTGACACACCTGTAAAAACGAGGGGAAAGTCAAACTTTATTCATTTAACGGTTTTTCTTTTCCTTCATATGCAAGTTGATTAAATACCGAGTGGTTATTTATCGTACGGTGAACTTTATTTTTAAACTAATCAAGAGGTTATATCGTAAGTTATATTAATAGTGAATGTATGGTTGTGAATTATAAAGCTGATTTTTGTGTTTATTATGGTTTTATTTGCTAATTAATTGTTCAAATAGAGTTAAATATCGTCGTTTGTTACACATTTTGTAACATTTTGAATTTCTAATTGATAATTTTGTCGCGTACCCTTCGCCTGCAATTTGAACATTTTTGTCACAATTGCATAGGAATCACTACAAGGAGGGAACTGATGAGTTCATCAGCTTCAATAAAAAACAACTCGCCAAAGAAACCTATTTTTACCCGTTTTCTCGATGGTGTTGAGTATTTGGGGAATCTATTACCCCACCCGATCACTCTTTTCGCAATCTTCTGTGTCGCAATCTTAGTTACTTCTGGTATCGCAGGGTACTTTGAAGTGTCTGTTATGGACCCTCGTCCAGAAGGTGCTCCAGGTCGTGCTGCTGACGGCATGATCCACGTTGTAAGCTTACTTAATGCTGAAGGCTTACAGCTTATCGTAACTAATTTAGTTAAAAACTTTGTTGGCTTTGCGCCATTAGGTACTGTGTTAGTTGCAATGCTAGGTGTAGCGATTGCTGAGCACTCTGGTCTACTATCTGCTGCAATGCGTGGCATGGTAATGGGCGCATCTAAGCGCATGGTTACAGTAACTGTGGTATTCGCAGGTATCATTTCTAACACAGCTTCAGAGCTAGGTTACGTGGTACTGATTCCACTAGCAGCAATGCTTTTCCACTCTTTAGGTCGTCACCCTCTTGCTGGTCTAGCGGCAGCATTCGCGGGTGTATCTGGTGGTTACTCTGCAAACCTT encodes:
- the tsaA gene encoding tRNA (N6-threonylcarbamoyladenosine(37)-N6)-methyltransferase TrmO, translating into MYSIEPIGFIESPYKEKFAVPRQPRLVPTSTSRLRLVDTANCLESVRNIEQFSHVWLLFLFDKNLEAGWKPTVRPPRLGGNERIGVFASRATFRPNGIGMSAVELKGVSQDQGQTWLDLGSVDLVDGTPIIDIKPYIPYSDSIPDAQGGFAAEEPEVLEVNFSQQAQSKLAQHPEARHIIQVIKEVLGQDPRPAYKKGKPDNKEYAVNLFDLNVKFVVEAFFINVTDIERF
- a CDS encoding proline--tRNA ligase produces the protein MRTSNYLLSTLKETPNDAEVISHQLMLRAGMIRKLASGLYTWLPTGLRVLRKVENIVRQEIDNAGAVETLMPVVQPFELWEETGRSEKMGPELLRFTDRHSRPFVLSPTAEEVITSLVRNEVNSYKQLPLNLYQIQTKFRDERRPRFGVMRAREFSMMDAYSFDIDKEGLEKSYQAMHDAYCNAFDRMGLEYRPVLADSGAIGGSGSQEFHVLAESGEDLIAFSTESDYAANIEKAEALAPTEEAAAPTQEMELVDTPNAKTIAELVEQHGLAIEKTVKTLFVKASDEVDADIIALIIRGDHELNEVKAENLPQVASPLEMASEEEIRALVGAGPGSLGPVGLELPFIVDRSVAVMSDFGAGANIDGKHYFGINWGRDVELAQVEDLRNVIEGDLSPCGKGTLQLKRGIEVGHIFQLGNVYSQAMNCGVLGPDGKNVILEMGCYGIGVSRVVASAIEQNHDKYGIIWPDALAPFQVAIVPMNMHKSEEVKEAAEKLYAELTAMGIEVLFDDRKERPGVMFSDIELIGIPHTIVIGDRSMKEGNFEYKNRRAGTKEAVAIDSIVEHVTSQFAK
- a CDS encoding tellurite resistance TerB family protein encodes the protein MDLKSLLNQALKSDLVKQGTQKLSQSSSGLSGLTQDSKGSSKSTLGALGAGAVGGGLLGALMGSKKTKKIGKKAVGIGGAAALGALAYKVYNDYQAKQGTPDSSPQATFDEQDACHNLLILRSMIAASKADGHVDEQEMAKIEQAVENMGADYQLTKLVSEELHKPLDPSEIAQLASSPQQASEIYLASLIVADEQNFMEKAYLKELAKQLNLADEVKYQLEQQVAG
- a CDS encoding type B 50S ribosomal protein L31; translation: MKPNIHPDYRTVVFHDTSVDEYFLIGSTLKTDRTIEWEDGNTYPYFTIEVSSKSHPFYTGKQRVIHKEGRVANFTRRFGQLGKGAK
- the ykgO gene encoding type B 50S ribosomal protein L36, which gives rise to MKVVKSLKSAKSRHPDCQIVKRRGRLYVICKTNPRFKAVQK